The Bacteroidales bacterium genomic interval ACTTACCTAGTCTTCCTTTCAAGTCATAAGAAACAATGATATAATCCTTTGCCGGATTAGGAAATATAATTAACCTATTGTCTTTTTGTTTTGAATTTCCATGTTTGTCAGGAATAATTAGTGATGATTTCAGGTTATCCGATAAATAAATTGGTTCAACATACTCAATAATACCGTTTGCCACCAAGACATTACGAGCAAGTGAACCGGGTTTGGATTCTCTTGATGAAAGTTCTGTCAATCGTTCAACCATCAATGAATCGAGACTTTTGTTACCCTTTTCTAAAGGCCACAGTATCTCCATAAGCGAATTACAATCATCATAGTCTTGAGTCTGCCCAATTGTTAGATTTGTTAACTGTGGGACCATGTCCAAGGTACTAAAGCAGTTGAGTGAATCCTGATTATAAAGATACAAAAAAGCGAGTTTGTACAAGGATTCCGGATCTGATTCTTCAGACCAAAGATTGATCAAACTGTCTAATGATCCCGTGAAATCAAGAGTGTCTTGTTTATAATAGGATTCCAATTTATGAAGCGATTCATATTTGGTTGTCTTATGTGTAGCTAATTCGCCCTCAAGGATTTCAAGAGCCCCTTCAAAGGTTCTTCCTTCCATTATCTCAGCCATCATCTCTTCAGGCATGGGATCGAATCTTTCATTTATATTATCAAGTATTTCCGTTGATTTAGCAGACTGTGGATTAGCAACAAGTATATCCCTTAACATTGCATTAGGAAGTACATTCTCTTTATAAATAGCTGATTTCATCACCGTATCTGATAAATAGGGAGATTCATCCGGTTCCAAGGTTCAAAAGTTCCAATGTTCCAATGTTTATGGGTTTTACAGTTTTTATAAAGACCTTGCATATAATGTCTCTACAAAACAGGTCTTCCGATAGCGAACCAGGAACTATCTTGCTACAACAAACTTCCCCGAGCAAACATACTGACTTTCATCTTTCAGCACCGCCAGGTAAATTCCCGGCGGATATCCTTCCACATTGATCTGCACCTCATTTTGCTTTTCCAGAACTTTGATTTCCTGCACCTTCCTCCCGAAAATATCATAAATCTCCAATCTCAAATCTTTGTTAAATCGTCCACCGTCCATGTTCAATCGTACATGAAGCAGTTCACTCGCTGGATTGGGAAATAACTCTATCCCTCCCTTCTTACCGTCGTACCGTCCTACCGTCTTATCATCTTCCTCAATCCCCACGATCAGCCCGCAATCATCCGGCACAATGGTATCTGATGCAATTTGATACGGGCAAAGGCTGTCGTAAATAAAAGGTGTGGTATAAAAAGTGTCCTGCTCGAGATCCTGGGTTAGTTTAAACAAAGTAGGGTCAAACTCACCTGATGTATGATCTGAAATTAAGATAAGAATTTTATCATCAAACGTAGTTTTTGTAAATCCCAAAAAGTAATCATTAAGTATGGTAACAGAATTAGTTATATTACCCAAAGTATCAAGTACCACTACCCGGGATTGCGGTTCATCTTCTTCATTTCTCCAGCTTGCACTGCCTGTTAACACTGAATCATTCAGAAAATCAAAAGTCATTATTTTTCCAAGATCATATAATCCATGAACCAAATCATATACTCCCATAACATTTCCCTGCAAGTCCAACTTAACTATGGCTGGTCTCGTCGTATAAAGTGTATCAGAATGATAATAGTGGCTAATACAGGAGTAAAAATTGGTTCCTGATGGATTGACCAATGACATGAAAGCTTGTCCTCCGATGTCCCCGGTTTCTTTATGTACAATCGTTTCCCATTCAAAATATCCCAAAGAATCAGCTTTGATATAGTACGGGTGAAGCCAGGCAAGGTCCGGATTTTCGGGATCAAGATAATAGCAAAAACCTGACAAGAGAAATCCTTCATCAGGCGCTAGATTCAAATCGGATAATGTTACCCCGCTAACGCTTTGATCAGGACTTTGATAGTACTGCTGCCATAATAAATCGCCGCCCGCTGAAAACTTCAAAATTCCTGCCCTGTAAGTAAACAACGGTATAAATGCCCCATAGACCAAAACAGCACAACCACCATCCGGAGTACAGACTACATCCCAGAAAAAATCATTGTCGCTGGTTGTTGAGAATTCCGTGCACCACTCCTTCTCACCACAGGCATTTAGTTTGATGAGCATTGGATTTGCGTCATTACC includes:
- a CDS encoding T9SS type A sorting domain-containing protein → MEPDESPYLSDTVMKSAIYKENVLPNAMLRDILVANPQSAKSTEILDNINERFDPMPEEMMAEIMEGRTFEGALEILEGELATHKTTKYESLHKLESYYKQDTLDFTGSLDSLINLWSEESDPESLYKLAFLYLYNQDSLNCFSTLDMVPQLTNLTIGQTQDYDDCNSLMEILWPLEKGNKSLDSLMVERLTELSSRESKPGSLARNVLVANGIIEYVEPIYLSDNLKSSLIIPDKHGNSKQKDNRLIIFPNPAKDYIIVSYDLKGRLGKSSIIISSIDGKPCYKQNLYGTRNQAIISLSGYSSGVYCIRLENDGEILESEKFVLSK
- a CDS encoding T9SS type A sorting domain-containing protein, producing MKQNILIFLLIGLINYGSFSQSRWLMHYMDAFNAPVKDLKISYDNGYLLSGWISPNLPHYSWLIKTDINGEVLWQKLIGGANNSTLAIEEICLNSVGEIFLCGGTMSGNDANPMLIKLNACGEKEWCTEFSTTSDNDFFWDVVCTPDGGCAVLVYGAFIPLFTYRAGILKFSAGGDLLWQQYYQSPDQSVSGVTLSDLNLAPDEGFLLSGFCYYLDPENPDLAWLHPYYIKADSLGYFEWETIVHKETGDIGGQAFMSLVNPSGTNFYSCISHYYHSDTLYTTRPAIVKLDLQGNVMGVYDLVHGLYDLGKIMTFDFLNDSVLTGSASWRNEEDEPQSRVVVLDTLGNITNSVTILNDYFLGFTKTTFDDKILILISDHTSGEFDPTLFKLTQDLEQDTFYTTPFIYDSLCPYQIASDTIVPDDCGLIVGIEEDDKTVGRYDGKKGGIELFPNPASELLHVRLNMDGGRFNKDLRLEIYDIFGRKVQEIKVLEKQNEVQINVEGYPPGIYLAVLKDESQYVCSGKFVVAR